AAAGAGAAGCCCCGCCTCGGATGCCGCCTCCGCAGCCTCTGTGTCGAGATCCCAGAGCACCTCCATGTGGTCGCTCATGAATCCGACAGGCACGACAGCCACCGCGCGGCGACCACGGGCAGGAAGCTCCGCGATGACGTCGCAGACGTCCGGCTCCAGCCACGGCTGCGACGGGGGGCCGGAGCGCGACTGGTAGACAAGCTCCCACGACGCATCCGCTGCCGCAGGAATCAGGTCGCGCACCTGCGCCATCGTCCATGCCGCGACCGCCTCGTGCTGCGCCGCGTAGGCGCCGCCCTCGCCCCAGTCGATGTCGCGGGCACCAGAGCGCTCGGCATCGGTCGTCGGAATGCTGTGGGTCGAGAACAGGACCTCGATGTCGGCCGGCGCGATGCCTGCCTCGAGGAATCCCTCGATCGATGCGCGCACACCCTGCACGAATGCGTCGACGAAGCCCGGGTGGTCGTAGAACGGGCGGATCTTGTCGATCGTCACGGTACCCGCGAGCCCTGTCTCCTCGATCACGCCTGCGAGATCCTCCCGGTACTGCCGGCAGCTGGAGAAGGAGCTGTACGCGCTCGTCGCGAATGCGAGGAGCGTCGTGTCGCCGGCATCCGCAGCCTCCGTCACGACCTCGGCGAGGTACGGTGCCCAGTTGCGATTGCCCCAGTACACGGGAAGATCGATGCCCCGCGCCTGCAGCGCCGTTTCCAGAGCGAGCTTCAGTTCACGGTTCTGCGCGTTGATCGGACTCACCCCACCGAAGTGACGGTAGTGATGGGCGACCTCCTCCAGCCGCTCGTCCGGAATCCCCCGGCCACGCGTCACGTTGCGCAGGAAGGGGATCACATCGTCCTGTCCCTCCGGGCCACCGAAGCCGGCCAGGATGATCCCGTCGTAGGCGACGGGGGTCTGGACGTACCCCTCCGCAGAGCGGGCGGCCTCGGAACCATAGAGAACATCAGCAGCAGAGTGCGCAGCATCACGATCAGTCACGTCTTGATCGTCGCATCCGTTCCTTTCACTCAGCCGAATGCGCGCCGCACGCGCGCCGCGGTGAGCTCTCGAAATCGCTCGCCGACGGCACCCGCGAGGCTCTGGCGTAGGCTTACCTGGTTGCGAACCGCCGCCAGCAGCGCGAAACTTCACCGCAACACCCCTCACCCCTGGGAGTCTGAGCAGTGCCTGGAGAGAACCTCACCCGCATCGAAGCGCAGGAGCGCCGCGCGATCATCGACACGCAGTCGTACGAGATCGCCCTCGACGTCACGAAGGGAGCGGAGGTCTTCGGATCCCGCAGCGTCGTCCGCTTCACGGCGACACCCGGTGCGTCGACCTTCATCGACCTGATCGCCGGCGAAGTCCGCGAGATCACCCTGAACGGCGAGTCGATCGATCCGTCGACGGCCTTCGCCGACTCGCGCATCGCCCTCACCGGCCTTGCCGAAGAGAACACGCTCATCGTCGACGCCGACTGCCTCTACACCAACACCGGTGAAGGTCTGCATCGATTCGTCGACCCCGTCGACGGCGAGGTCTACCTGTACTCGCAGTTCGAGGTGCCCGACTCGCGTCGTGTCTTCGCCGTCTTCGAGCAGCCTGACCTCAAGGCGACGTTCCAGTTCACCGTCACCGCGCCGTCGGCGTGGAAGGTCATCTCCAACTCCCCCACCCCCGAGCCGATCGTCCACGACGGAGCATCGACCTGGGGCTTCGCCGCGACGCCGCGAATCTCCTCCTACATCACGGCGATCGTCGCCGGCCCGTACGAGGCCACCTTCTCCGAGCTCACCAGCGCCTCCGGCCAGATCGTGCCCCTCGGGGTCTACGGCCGCAAGAGCCTGTGGCAGCACATCGACGCCGACTACATCTTCGACAAGACCCGCGAGGGCTTCGCGTACTTCGAATCGAAGTTCGGTGTGCCGTACCCGTTCGCGAAGTACGACCAGATGTTCGTGCCTGAATTCAACGCGGGCGCGATGGAGAACGC
The DNA window shown above is from Microbacterium keratanolyticum and carries:
- a CDS encoding ferrochelatase, encoding MTDRDAAHSAADVLYGSEAARSAEGYVQTPVAYDGIILAGFGGPEGQDDVIPFLRNVTRGRGIPDERLEEVAHHYRHFGGVSPINAQNRELKLALETALQARGIDLPVYWGNRNWAPYLAEVVTEAADAGDTTLLAFATSAYSSFSSCRQYREDLAGVIEETGLAGTVTIDKIRPFYDHPGFVDAFVQGVRASIEGFLEAGIAPADIEVLFSTHSIPTTDAERSGARDIDWGEGGAYAAQHEAVAAWTMAQVRDLIPAAADASWELVYQSRSGPPSQPWLEPDVCDVIAELPARGRRAVAVVPVGFMSDHMEVLWDLDTEAAEAASEAGLLFARTPTPGVSPAFVDGIVDLIEERLEGRPVAERQRVTTLTPSFDICRPGCCENVRAGFKPAVAGVAP